In one Nostoc sp. KVJ3 genomic region, the following are encoded:
- a CDS encoding nitrogen fixation protein, with protein sequence MEDIAVDKTTLCPSARPESENSVVFGIISGTVAEPHVTYLKQPIPITDELIAKASPVTPAEIFRTAAPCATKACLHFDGEDCRLAKQITGKLTAVAEELPPCSIRRDCRWWNQEGKAACMRCPQVITDNYNPSEVTIQVSKLAAG encoded by the coding sequence ATGGAAGACATTGCTGTGGATAAAACTACACTTTGCCCCAGTGCTAGACCAGAATCTGAAAATAGTGTTGTTTTCGGCATAATCAGTGGAACAGTTGCAGAACCACATGTAACTTATCTTAAGCAACCCATACCTATCACCGATGAACTGATAGCAAAAGCTAGTCCAGTTACACCTGCTGAAATTTTTCGCACAGCAGCACCTTGTGCCACTAAAGCTTGTCTGCATTTTGATGGAGAAGATTGTCGTCTAGCGAAACAAATTACCGGAAAATTAACCGCAGTTGCAGAGGAATTGCCTCCTTGTTCTATCCGCCGAGATTGTCGTTGGTGGAATCAAGAAGGTAAGGCAGCTTGTATGCGTTGTCCGCAAGTAATTACAGATAACTACAATCCATCTGAAGTAACAATTCAAGTGTCAAAATTAGCTGCGGGTTAA
- the trmB gene encoding tRNA (guanosine(46)-N7)-methyltransferase TrmB, which yields MAAVRVRQHVNPLGKKYQTPASPIDWEKIYAKPNQPLHLDIGCAKGQFLVNMANIEPDWNYLGLEIREPLVLEANKLRSELALTNLHYLFCNVNNSLQSLLSSLPPGSLQRVTIQFPDPWFKTRHAKRRVVQPELVADLASYLAVGGVVFVQSDMEFIAVEMRDRFAAHPAYQKVGTEEWLAENPLPVPTEREIGTQKKGEPVYRALFVRREIVIEG from the coding sequence TTGGCAGCAGTCCGAGTCCGTCAACATGTAAATCCACTGGGTAAAAAATATCAAACACCAGCAAGTCCCATTGACTGGGAAAAAATTTATGCCAAGCCAAATCAACCACTACATTTAGATATTGGCTGCGCGAAAGGGCAATTTTTGGTGAATATGGCCAACATAGAACCAGACTGGAATTATCTCGGCTTAGAAATTCGAGAACCGTTAGTGTTGGAGGCGAATAAATTACGTTCTGAGTTGGCTTTAACCAACCTACATTACTTATTTTGCAATGTGAATAATTCACTGCAATCGCTCTTATCTTCCCTCCCTCCAGGAAGTTTACAGCGCGTCACAATTCAATTTCCCGATCCTTGGTTTAAAACCCGCCATGCTAAACGCCGGGTAGTGCAACCAGAATTAGTAGCAGACTTAGCCAGCTACCTTGCAGTTGGTGGGGTTGTGTTTGTGCAATCAGATATGGAATTTATCGCGGTGGAAATGCGCGATCGCTTTGCCGCTCACCCAGCTTATCAGAAAGTTGGTACAGAAGAATGGTTAGCAGAAAACCCCCTACCAGTCCCCACAGAACGGGAAATAGGGACGCAAAAAAAGGGTGAACCTGTTTATCGGGCCTTGTTTGTCAGGCGAGAAATTGTGATTGAGGGGTAG
- a CDS encoding Nif11-like leader peptide family natural product precursor, which translates to MSLEHVKAFYVKLANDEAFSTQIQAVNSKEECSQIVKAAGYDFTLEEYEEYTTQLLESAEGEGELKDLSEKELAAVFGGLTGKPKIQPLYGVVWPPYQLMYGVIRVDDII; encoded by the coding sequence ATGTCTCTAGAACACGTCAAAGCTTTTTATGTAAAGCTAGCAAATGATGAAGCATTTAGTACTCAAATTCAAGCCGTTAATAGTAAGGAAGAATGTAGCCAAATAGTTAAAGCTGCTGGCTACGATTTCACTCTAGAAGAGTATGAAGAATATACTACTCAACTGTTGGAGTCTGCTGAGGGCGAAGGTGAACTCAAGGATTTAAGTGAAAAAGAATTGGCAGCAGTTTTTGGTGGATTAACTGGGAAACCAAAAATTCAACCATTATATGGAGTTGTATGGCCACCCTACCAATTGATGTATGGAGTTATCCGGGTAGATGACATAATTTAG